The window GACCTCCAAAATCCAACTGATACACTTGTGTTGCCTCATTCCACAACGGTTGCTTATTAGCCATCACATACACAAATCCTTGACTTCCCAGCCGCCCATCTTCCTTTTCATTTGCTTTCCGGCATCGAAATTCATCCAATTCATTGGCTGTCCTCATATTTCTTTTGGTCTTCCATCCTTTCTTACCAATCTGGCTCTGATTCATCAGCTCATCCCCACTGATGAAAAGCTCTGGCTCACTCTCTGAACTATCTTGGAACTCATTTGTTTTGTTCAGTTTCTTGGCCTTCAGTTGGTCCTTCTGGTTCTTAActttcttcttctcccttcccaacCTTGGGCTTGAGATTAGAGAGTTGAAGTCACTGAGGGTTCTTGCTTCTTTTTTTACTTTACCCTCAGTGATGGCTTGAACATTACCTTCCTCTGCTCGACTATCCAATAGCTTCCTGTTTTTCTTCACAAACTTATCTGCCCGCTGAGGTATGGGGCTCTCTGTCAATGATAGGACTTCCTGAAAATTGTCTGCTGTCTCCACCATCACCTCTGTGCCCATATGACCTTGTAGCTCTGATGAAGGTGGACAGATGAAAGGTTTCTCTACAGCTAAATGTGGTTTTGGGGGCATAGAGACTTGAGTACCCTGCATAGGTGGACATGCGCTGTAGGCATTCCATGGGTGCAAGGCTATGGGTGGCAACTGTAAACTGGAGCAGGTGCTACTTCCTGGATACATGGGTGGCAATGGACAACAGGAGAGGTTGGATGGGTAGCTTGGCTGAAGCATGACTGTTGGCTCCTGCTGTGTAAATTGTGTAGGAGCTAAAGCTTCTTTGGGAGAGCAAGGGTTCTGCACTGTCTGAAGAGAAGGGATGTTGTAGCTCCCTGGATAGGGAAGCCCGACGCCATAGTTCACCTGGAAAGTGGCAGTGGGATTGGCTGATGATTTGGGGGAAACAAATGGCACACGAGACATATCCAGATGCTGGGACTGATTAAGCATAAGAGGTGGttgcggtggtggtggtggcttaTGAGGGTTGGGCATTGAATTTTGAGCTGTCCTTTCCTGAGGAATCCAGATCTCCTCATTCACCATAGGGTCCCATTGGTATGGAGGTGGACGTTTCACACCTATGCTGGCCTCAGTGAGTGATGTTTGTCTCATCACCTTCTCTGTGTGAGAATGATGCGAAAGCGCTTCATCCTCTGTGAAAGCAGAATTGATATAATCTGTCCGGTCTCGGCAATTATTGGCAGGGCTTAGCAGGTTGTATGAGGACTGGGAGGTTAAAGGGGAAGTACTGGCAGAGTGCACAATGATACTGCTGTGCTGTGAACTGTTCCCTGCAGGTGCGTCTGACCTATTAATACCAGGGGTAGTAGAAGAACTGACACTGTTGCTGTTACTGCTACACTGGCTGCAGGTGTATAAAGCTGTGGGTACCCTTTGCTGGTACTGTGGTGCTGCCACCACACTGGTCTTGGGCTTTGGTGGATGTTGCAAAGTGGCCCTCTGATTGTCCATCAGCTGAGCCATTTTGAGTGCTGCCTCCCGACTGTTTCTCCGAAGAGTGGCATGAATGATGCTGTTGTCCAGTCGCTGTGCAGCACCTCGGGCCTGGGACAAATGGCTGGCAATCTCAGGATAAGGTGGTGGGTCCCCAGGTGGTATGGAGTATCGAGGAATGGTGAGCCTATTCAGTGTCGCACTGGTGCTGGGCTGCTGGACTTTCTTTTCTGTTGCAGAAACCCTCAGAGTGGCAGAGCTGCCAGGACCCTGCAAAGTATATTTTTTCTGGGGGCGCAGTGTCTGCGTTCGTGGCCTACACACCTCTTCCACATTCCCACTGCTGTCAAAGGTTGTTATCCTCTCATAGCCCAAAGGAGTCTGGTAAGGTCCTACTGAAAAAAAGGAGAAATCTCCCTTTTTCAAGCACAGATCCAAAGATGGCTGCGGGATTGGAGGGGGTGGAGGAGCAGAAGTAGGGGGAGCTGGTATGGTCCCAGGGTAAGGAGGAGGTGGGTTCAGCTTGCTCATCTGTATGTCTGGTGTGGCACTAAATACCATGGCATCACCCTCTGTGAACTGCTGAACCTGCCTTGCTGGTTTTGTCTTTGGCAGCTGCTCATGATCTCTTTCTCCATGATCCAACACTGGCATCTGGGCTGCACTTTGGGACTGGTGGGATAAGGGTATGGGTGGTTGGATCACACGCCCAATTTCTACTCCTCCAAATATGACTTGTCCTGGGTTTGCATATCGGTTGGGGGCTGGAAACTGCATGGCACTATCTCCTGCATGGTTTGTGGGCCCTCCAGTCACAGACTGATTAGCCAAAACATCCAGCTGCACATTCTGAGTGGCCAACAAGGATTGCACAAGACTCATGCTCTGAGTGGGTGACATAGCTTGTGCTGAACTGTGGATTGGAGCAATGGGAATGTTCACAGTACAAGGGGGGTTGCTCTCTGGAACTCCAGATGCTCCTGTTACTGCAACAGAAACAATAAGAAGTTAGAAATTATTAGTTGGCTGACCATACAAAAcacagttttttttaaatgttcaaaatTTTCTAAATGGAATGTATCAATAAGATCTAAGTCTTGCACCAGTATAAAATGAGTACTATACATCCAAAATGAGCATTCCTGCAGATATAGCAACAACTTATACAAAATAATCAAATGAAGTAATTTCATATAAAAAGGAAGATTATGTACCtaccttgttaatcttctttctaggaGATAGGAACAacagtcttgaaccagtgggtttatGCATCCTCACGCGTGGGGtgtgtgtagagagcctcatttccattttttcaactccacctcccttCTTCCTGGGCTCTCCTGTACTCCTCAGTTCatatgtgaccctgggcaagtcacttaacactcattgtcccaggtacaaaactgattgtaagcccactagggacagagaaagtatctgcatatgtgtgaagtgctgtgtacgtctagtagcgctatagaaatgattagtagtagtatcaAAACAGGTGGTCAGCCCTGAAGAATAAACATAAAAGGGAGGTATTCGGGGACTCTCCCCGagaaacaagtctgttctgctcacaACACAACAAATAACAAAACATTAACAATGATGAACACtttataactaaactaaactaagccttaggtttatataccgcatcttctccactgaagtggagctcgacacggtttacagagtttaaaaaatatgggaagagagaagagaaagagtttacaaagcataaaaagaagggatgtaatcaggagaagagattattatatgcattatattatattataaccCATAACGAGGCAGAATACATGTCACCTACATGAGCGCAGCCTACATTAATAATCACAGGATTCTATCAGATACTCTCTGTTTTCTTGAGATAGGGAAGCTTCTCTTATCTCAGCTCTTGCTAGAGGCCAGAGGAAGAAGCAAACTGTCTGGCATTATAGACAAATCCGAGACAAAAAGGCACGCTAGGAATCGTCTGACAGGGCAAGCTTCAAGACTGACATTCCTATCtcctagaaagaagattaacaaggcAGGTacataatcttcccttctagttcaATAGAAACGTCAGTCTTGAACCTGTGGgaagtatcaaagcagtccctggAATCTAGGGTGaggcagatgagcctgctgacaGCGCTGAAGCTCTGAAGGGCGGTATCCAATCTTGCTGCTATATTCACTCAgtaaaattttctaaaaatatgGAGAGAGGACCAAGTGAACACAATCTACAAATCTCTTCCAATTGCTTTGGACTCCGCCCAGGAGGAAGCTACACTCCAAGTAGAGTGGGCCTTAAGGGAAGTTGGAGGTATCTCACCACTCCTGATATAAACTAACGAAATGTCGAGCCATTGGCTGCTAAGATTCGCAGAGACCCGACTCTTCGGGGCATCCGCCTTGGGGATAAGGAAAGCTGAATTAATCTATTTGCCGATGATATTCTCCTTTATCTTGACCAACCCTGACAAGATCTGGGGCAGGTCCTAGCTCTTGTTCGCTCTTTTGGGGACATTTCTGGCCTGCGAGTCAATTGCGATAAATCTGAACTACTCCTGTTGCGGTCCACTATGGTGGAGACTTGGCATGCGGGCCTAGAGATACCACCAGTACGGGGGCCGATGCGTTACCTTGGTGTGTATTTAAGCCCCGATCTCAGGCTTCTGTACCAATATAATGTACGACACCATCTGGATGAGATACAGCAGCTGTGTGATAAATGGAGAGACCTTCTGCTGGGAGTCTGGGGTCGTGTAGCTTTTTCTAAGATGGTACTTCTCCCTAAGATTCTGTATCCCTTGCAGACTATACCCCTCTGGGTTACCAATAAGGATGTGCGCCTGTTTCGTTCTATAATCTCCTCCTTCATTTGGCGTCATAAGCGAGCCTGGATTAGCTATGCCACTTTGGCTTTGGATAAATCTCGGGGCGGTTTGAATCTTTCTGCTCTTCGTTTTTACAACGTGGCAGCTCTGTTTCAGTTTATCCATGAAGGTTGGTTGGGTTGTTATAAATTTTCTCCCCGGGGATGTCCCTTCTCCATGCTCCGCTGTCAGTTATCCCTAAAGAGAGGCCTAAGTTTGCGTTTCTTCTACCCCTGCGACGTGCGTGGCGGTGGTGGCATCGGCAAGGAAAAACTCCGGAAGCTTCCCTCTTGTTGCAACTATATGGGAATGTCGACTTTCCCCTGGGAGTGGGACATTCTTGGTTTAAGCAGTGGGAGCAGAGGGGGTGTAGATCCCTTCAGAATTTCCTCACTGTGGGGTGTGGTAAGTTTCCTACATTTGCCCAACTGCAATCCCACTGGCACCTGCCCCAGACTCGCTTCTGGGCTTACCTTCAAGCTCGGCATTATTATTTGTCCCTTGGTCGCAaatggggggatgcttggctctgtggtcccttggatgttcCGTTTTTTCAGGTGCCTCCTGCTTTCAACAAAATGGCCACCTGGTATCACCTTTCGAAAAATGCTTCGGATCTGGGATCTATTGATAGGTTGGCTTCACAGTGGCAATCAGAACTTGACCTTACACTCGACCGCAGGGCATTTCTTGATCTTTTTGCCAATGTGCAAGCCTTGAGGGGGCTTCAAGGATTTtcgggaaatgcaatttaaaatcctGCACCGAGTTATATCTCCAGGGCACAGGGAGCTCGCATGGGCCTCTGGGAGGGAGAGGTCTGCACTAAATGTAATCGCTCTTTGGGTACCCTCACTCACCATTTCTTGGAATGTCCCTCCTCcgccttatggctgcaagttctTCCATTTTTGGAGCGCCTTGTTCAATGCGCTGTGCCCTGGAACTATGGTTTCCTGCTCTTGGGAGATCAACACAATTTGCTAGAGGGTGGGCTTAAGCTACCCCAGTGCAGGGTtctttacatggctgtcttggtggcaAAAAAGCTCCTGTTGCAACACTGGGTAGCTGAATCAGTGGCCTCTTTTCTGCAGTGGATTGCTCGTTTAGCTGAGGAGATATGAAATACAGCGCACCCCCCAAGTCTGGGAACCTTGCCCACCGGTGTTCCTTAGCTTTTGAAGGCAAGCTTTAACTTTATGTCTTGGTTCCAAGCCAGAGGCCGAGGACCCCATACTCTGACTCTTATTCGGGTGGCTGATGCTATTTCCTTTTTGCTCCCCTGGGTGGCTACACTTGTGTGTTTGGTTGTTTGGGGGTATGAATGTGGGGTGTTTGATGTATGATTGTTGTGACTTGAGGCCGGGTGTTTGGGGGTTTTCTGCTACTTAAAAATGCCAATTGTGTTGGGCATCCAGCCGAAGGGTTTATGTACAATGAGTCATCTATTGTCATGTTTTTCACTTGTTGATTTCCTTGGCTGTTATGCTTTTATCTGCTTTCTCCActtctggttgtatgttccctttgcaattgctaataaagatatttaaaaaaaaaacaaacccccaacGAAATGGCCTttcgaatccatctggaaatggtcacTTTCAAAGCTGGCTGACCCTGGTGGCTAATGCCCGCTATCACAAAGCGATGCTCCAACAGTCAAAACTCATTAGTCACTTCTAGGTAATGCAGCAACACTCTGCACACGAATAGCAATTTCATGATCCAGTCTTGGACCCTGAAGATGTACACGCAGGCAGCTGGACCTCCTGGTTGatatgaaagctggacactacctTCGGCAAGAAGGACAGGACTGTAAGCAGTACTATTCCTATCTCCGATATTCTGAGGAAAGATTCCCTGCAGGATAGAGTATGCAGTTCCAATGCTCGTTGAACAGACATAATAGCCACCAAAAATGCTGCTTACACAGTGACATCCATTATTGATGCCTTCTCCAACAGTATCTAGGTGTCTATTTGGATTCTGCACTTATATTCCATGCACCACTTTCTTCGGTTGTGAAATCTTTAACATTAGCTTTTAAAGTGTTACAATTAGGTCAACCTGATTATTTGGCAAAATTATTATTTCCGCATAAGCCAACCTGAATTTGCGCTCGGTATCTGTTTATCAATTGACCTTACCCTCGGTTCATTTAGTTAGGTTAGCATCAACTCATAActctgttttgggtttttttgcctcTGTTCCTACTTTAAGAAATTCTCTTCCAAATCAGATACACTGTGAACTTTCTTACCCAAAATTTAGGTCTCTTTTGAAGacatatctttttggtttagcttTTCCTTCACTCACATAGTTCAGAGTGGAGTCCAATCTGAAGCAACTGTTTGacttttttgctttttctttgttttagaaTGGCATTCCTTTCTTCTTAAATATTTTTGTAAACCATGCTGATGTTAAAGTGAAGTGTGGTCACAAGCAGCAGCTATGAGCTTAAacctgcagccctaaccactaggccattcctccactcctttcaaatatttgaatatcacctctctctctctcttccctttcttcataTTTCTTTGGCGCAAACACTgcaccatttttgttgcttttctcttaactgcttcaagtctttatgTCCTTAGCAACCCATGATCTCCAAAACTGAGCATAATACTCCAAATGGAGCCTCATCAACGACTTGTACAGGGGAATCaaaacctcctttcttctgctggttatacccCTCTCTATGCAGCCTCGCATCCTTCTGGCCATGGCCACTttcttgtcacattgtttcttcACCTTGAGTTCCTCAGATACTATCACC is drawn from Geotrypetes seraphini chromosome 3, aGeoSer1.1, whole genome shotgun sequence and contains these coding sequences:
- the TULP4 gene encoding tubby-related protein 4 isoform X4, with the translated sequence MDCHGRMLAHVLLHESDGILSMSWNYPSFLVEDSSESDTDSDDYSPPQDGPAAYPVPVQNTKPLLTVGFTSGDISLMNSYDDLSPVIIRSGLKDVVVQWCTQGDLLAVAGMEKLNPLVELGSGSMLKSALIKFYNSRGEHVYTLETPVQRSIISICWGHRDSRLFLASGPALYVVRVEHRISSLQLLCQHTIASCLRDDREIGKLILPPRLCSYLTTAFITTIKPPIPDPNNMRDFVSYPTAGNEGLHCTMKRTEDDPEVGGPCYTLYLEYLGGLVPILKGRRISKLRPEFVIMDPKTDGKMDEIYGSSLISTVIDSCNCSDSSDIELSDDWAAKKSPKLTRDSKSPKLPRINMEARKSPKLSRAAQEISRSPRLPIRKTSIGSPSLTRREFPLEDITQQNYLAQVTSNIWGTKFKIVGLAAFLPANLGAVIYKTSLLHLQPRQMTIYLPEVRKISLDYINLPVFNPNVFSEDEDDLPVTGASGVPESNPPCTVNIPIAPIHSSAQAMSPTQSMSLVQSLLATQNVQLDVLANQSVTGGPTNHAGDSAMQFPAPNRYANPGQVIFGGVEIGRVIQPPIPLSHQSQSAAQMPVLDHGERDHEQLPKTKPARQVQQFTEGDAMVFSATPDIQMSKLNPPPPYPGTIPAPPTSAPPPPPIPQPSLDLCLKKGDFSFFSVGPYQTPLGYERITTFDSSGNVEEVCRPRTQTLRPQKKYTLQGPGSSATLRVSATEKKVQQPSTSATLNRLTIPRYSIPPGDPPPYPEIASHLSQARGAAQRLDNSIIHATLRRNSREAALKMAQLMDNQRATLQHPPKPKTSVVAAPQYQQRVPTALYTCSQCSSNSNSVSSSTTPGINRSDAPAGNSSQHSSIIVHSASTSPLTSQSSYNLLSPANNCRDRTDYINSAFTEDEALSHHSHTEKVMRQTSLTEASIGVKRPPPYQWDPMVNEEIWIPQERTAQNSMPNPHKPPPPPQPPLMLNQSQHLDMSRVPFVSPKSSANPTATFQVNYGVGLPYPGSYNIPSLQTVQNPCSPKEALAPTQFTQQEPTVMLQPSYPSNLSCCPLPPMYPGSSTCSSLQLPPIALHPWNAYSACPPMQGTQVSMPPKPHLAVEKPFICPPSSELQGHMGTEVMVETADNFQEVLSLTESPIPQRADKFVKKNRKLLDSRAEEGNVQAITEGKVKKEARTLSDFNSLISSPRLGREKKKVKNQKDQLKAKKLNKTNEFQDSSESEPELFISGDELMNQSQIGKKGWKTKRNMRTANELDEFRCRKANEKEDGRLGSQGFVYVMANKQPLWNEATQVYQLDFGGRVTQESAKNFQIELEGRQVMQFGRIDGNAYILDFQYPFSAVQAFAVALANVTQRLK